The Fragaria vesca subsp. vesca linkage group LG2, FraVesHawaii_1.0, whole genome shotgun sequence genome includes a window with the following:
- the LOC101303093 gene encoding pentatricopeptide repeat-containing protein At3g25210, mitochondrial-like, giving the protein MSFRRLLTFTLRQCPPLSSRHVILPSLYHRLLSSSARNPPDSFRTRTPLEKQFETWIHKLKPGFGPPDVDEALKAQSDPDLALDIFRWTAQQRNYKHSHSTYLTMIKILIDGRRYRHAETLLEEVVAGACEISVPLYNSIIRFCCGRKMLFNRAFDVYKKMLNSESCKPTLETYALLLNSLLRRFNNKTVCYVYLRSVRSLSKQMKASGVIPDTFVLNMIIKAYSKCLEVDEALQLFREMGLYGCEPNAYTYGYIAKGLCEKGRVGQGLGFYKEMRGKGLVPSSSTFMVVICSLALERRYEDASDVVFDMLSNSVSPDLLTYKTLLEGLCRDGKGEEAFDLLENFRSRDRAMNERTYKTLLNALHFINKE; this is encoded by the coding sequence ATGTCGTTTCGTCGCCTTCTCACCTTTACCCTCAGACAATGCCCGCCTCTCTCCTCCCGCCACGTCATCCTCCCGTCTCTCTATCACCGCCTCCTCTCCTCCTCCGCCCGAAACCCTCCGGACTCATTCCGGACCCGAACCCCGCTGGAGAAGCAATTCGAAACATGGATCCACAAACTCAAACCCGGCTTCGGCCCACCCGACGTCGACGAGGCCCTCAAGGCCCAATCGGACCCCGATCTCGCCCTCGACATTTTCCGGTGGACCGCCCAGCAGCGCAACTACAAGCACAGCCACTCCACCTACCTCACCATGATCAAGATCCTCATCGACGGCCGCCGCTACCGCCACGCCGAAACGCTTCTCGAAGAGGTAGTCGCCGGAGCTTGTGAGATTAGTGTCCCTCTTTATAACTCCATTATTCGATTCTGTTGTGGTAGGAAGATGCTTTTCAATCGGGCTTTTGATGTGTACAAGAAAATGTTGAATTCCGAGAGTTGTAAGCCCACATTGGAGACATATGCGTTGCTGCTTAATTCTTTGCTTAGGAGGTTTAATAACAAGACTGTTTGTTATGTGTATTTGCGGTCGGTGAGATCGTTGTCCAAGCAAATGAAGGCCTCCGGTGTGATTCCGGATACTTTCGTGTTGAATATGATCATTAAGGCTTATTCCAAGTGTTTGGAAGTTGATGAGGCGCTGCAGCTGTTTCGGGAAATGGGGTTGTATGGATGCGAGCCCAATGCTTATACTTATGGCTACATTGCTAAGGGGTTGTGTGAGAAGGGGAGGGTAGGTCAGGGTTTAGGGTTTTACAAGGAAATGAGGGGAAAGGGGTTGGTGCCCAGCAGTAGTACTTTTATGGTTGTGATTTGCAGTCTTGCTTTGGAGCGGAGATATGAGGATGCGAGTGATGTTGTGTTTGATATGTTGAGTAATTCTGTATCTCCTGATTTGTTGACTTATAAAACGTTATTGGAAGGGTTGTGCCGGGATGGAAAAGGTGAGGAGGCATTTGATTTGCTGGAGAATTTCAGGAGCAGGGATAGAGCCATGAATGAAAGGACATACAAGACATTGTTAAATGCTTTGCATTTTATAAATAAGGAGTAA